The following are from one region of the Actinoplanes sp. L3-i22 genome:
- the gabT gene encoding 4-aminobutyrate--2-oxoglutarate transaminase, translating to MSSSADLHKRRVAAVARGVGSTINSYIESAGGGTLTDVDGREWIDFASGIAVTNVGNASPRVVEAVRQQVERFTHTCFMVAPYESYVAVCEQLIDLTPGSFEKRAALFNSGAEAVENAVKIARHATGRQAVVVFDHAYHGRTNLTMALTAKNMPYKHRFGPFAPEVYRAPMSYPLRDGGLDGPEAARRAIDVIEKQVGAGNVAAVLIEPIQGEGGFVVPSPGFLPALAAWAAEAGAVFIADEIQTGFCRTGQWFASEHEGLEPDLITTAKGMGGGLPIAGVVGRAELMDAVHAGGLGGTYGGNPVACAAALAAIETMRELDLATAAQRIESVLKSALSGISDDGIAEVRGRGAMIAIELVKPGTIEPDAARTAAVSKACHEAGLLTLTCGTYGNVLRFLPPLVISDEDLHRGLDILREALRN from the coding sequence GTGTCCAGCTCTGCTGACCTGCACAAACGTCGCGTCGCCGCGGTCGCGCGCGGCGTCGGGTCGACGATCAACTCGTACATCGAGAGCGCCGGCGGCGGCACGCTGACCGACGTCGACGGGCGGGAGTGGATCGACTTCGCGTCCGGCATCGCGGTCACCAACGTCGGCAACGCGTCACCCCGGGTCGTCGAGGCGGTCCGGCAGCAGGTCGAACGCTTCACGCACACCTGCTTCATGGTCGCGCCGTACGAGTCGTACGTCGCCGTCTGTGAGCAGTTGATCGACCTCACGCCGGGTAGCTTCGAGAAGCGGGCGGCGCTGTTCAACTCCGGCGCCGAGGCGGTGGAGAACGCCGTCAAGATCGCGCGGCACGCCACCGGGCGGCAGGCGGTCGTGGTGTTCGACCACGCGTACCACGGCCGGACCAACCTGACCATGGCGCTGACCGCGAAGAACATGCCGTACAAGCACCGGTTCGGGCCGTTCGCGCCGGAGGTGTACCGGGCGCCGATGTCGTACCCGCTGCGCGACGGCGGGCTGGACGGTCCCGAGGCGGCCCGCCGGGCGATCGACGTGATCGAGAAGCAGGTCGGCGCCGGGAACGTGGCGGCGGTGCTGATCGAACCGATCCAGGGCGAGGGTGGCTTCGTCGTACCGTCGCCGGGTTTTCTCCCTGCCCTTGCCGCCTGGGCGGCCGAGGCCGGAGCGGTCTTCATCGCGGACGAGATCCAGACCGGGTTCTGCCGGACCGGGCAGTGGTTCGCGTCCGAGCACGAGGGCCTCGAGCCCGACCTGATCACCACGGCCAAGGGGATGGGCGGCGGGTTGCCGATCGCCGGGGTGGTCGGGCGCGCCGAGCTGATGGACGCGGTGCACGCCGGCGGGCTGGGTGGCACCTACGGCGGGAACCCGGTGGCCTGTGCCGCGGCGCTCGCCGCCATCGAGACGATGCGTGAGCTGGATCTGGCCACGGCGGCGCAGCGGATCGAGTCCGTACTCAAATCGGCTTTGTCTGGAATTTCGGACGATGGCATTGCGGAGGTACGCGGCCGGGGCGCGATGATCGCCATCGAACTCGTCAAGCCGGGCACGATCGAGCCGGACGCCGCGCGGACCGCGGCCGTCTCCAAGGCGTGCCACGAGGCCGGGCTGCTCACGCTGACCTGTGGCACCTACGGCAACGTGCTCCGGTTCCTGCCCCCGCTGGTGATCTCCGACGAGGATCTCCACCGCGGGCTGGACATTCTGCGCGAAGCTCTCCGGAACTAG
- a CDS encoding FAD-binding oxidoreductase yields MSFWLESLGPIERRSALPGDRDADVVIAGGGYTGLWTAYYLAKTQPDLRIVVLEAEFCGFGASGRNGGWASGMFPVSEEKLTRRYGAGPARAMHAALAGAVDEIGRTGIDCDYAKGGVISLIRTPGQLRRAPATALDAGAARAICNAEGVLGGVYDENCAALHPGKLVRGLAAEVEKLGVAVYENTRVLSLTAGEVVTDRGTVRADTVVRALEGYTPELPGYRREVAPVYSLMIATEPLPASVWDRIGLKRRETFTDERRMIIYGQRTADDRLAFGGRGAPYHFGSRVRADFDRVPAVFGKLRHTLGELFGIEVPVAYRWGGPLGIPRDWMPGVGLRDGVGWAGGYVGDGVAATNLAGRTLADLILGRQTELTRLPWVGHRSRRWEPEPARWLGINGGLQGAALLDALDR; encoded by the coding sequence ATGAGCTTCTGGCTTGAATCGCTCGGCCCGATCGAGCGACGCTCCGCCCTGCCCGGTGACCGGGACGCCGACGTCGTCATCGCCGGCGGCGGCTACACCGGGCTGTGGACCGCGTACTACCTCGCCAAGACCCAGCCCGACCTGCGGATCGTCGTGCTCGAGGCGGAGTTCTGCGGCTTCGGGGCGTCCGGGCGCAACGGTGGCTGGGCCTCCGGCATGTTCCCGGTCTCCGAGGAGAAACTGACTCGGAGGTACGGCGCCGGGCCCGCCCGCGCCATGCACGCCGCCCTGGCCGGCGCCGTCGACGAGATCGGGCGGACCGGGATCGACTGCGACTACGCCAAGGGCGGGGTCATCTCGCTGATCCGTACCCCCGGGCAGTTGCGCCGGGCCCCGGCCACGGCGCTGGACGCCGGCGCCGCCCGGGCCATCTGCAACGCCGAGGGCGTGCTCGGCGGCGTCTACGACGAGAACTGCGCGGCGCTGCACCCGGGCAAACTGGTCCGCGGCCTCGCCGCCGAGGTGGAGAAGCTCGGCGTCGCCGTGTACGAGAACACCCGCGTGCTGTCGCTGACCGCCGGCGAGGTGGTCACCGACCGCGGCACGGTCCGGGCCGACACGGTCGTCCGGGCCCTCGAGGGATACACGCCGGAACTGCCCGGATACCGCCGCGAGGTGGCCCCGGTCTACTCCCTGATGATCGCCACCGAGCCGCTGCCGGCCTCGGTCTGGGACCGGATCGGCCTCAAGCGCCGGGAGACGTTCACCGACGAACGCCGGATGATCATCTACGGGCAGCGGACCGCGGACGACCGGCTCGCGTTCGGCGGGCGGGGCGCGCCGTACCACTTCGGGTCCCGGGTCCGGGCCGACTTCGACCGGGTGCCGGCCGTGTTCGGGAAACTCCGGCACACGCTCGGCGAGCTGTTCGGCATCGAGGTGCCGGTGGCGTACCGGTGGGGCGGGCCGCTGGGGATCCCGCGGGACTGGATGCCGGGCGTGGGGCTGCGGGACGGGGTGGGGTGGGCCGGGGGGTACGTGGGCGACGGGGTCGCGGCGACGAACCTGGCCGGGCGGACCCTGGCCGATTTGATCCTCGGGCGGCAGACCGAGTTGACCCGGCTGCCGTGGGTGGGGCATCGGTCGCGGCGGTGGGAGCCGGAGCCGGCTCGGTGGCTCGGGATCAACGGGGGGTTGCAGGGGGCGGCGCTGCTGGACGCGCTCGACCGGTAG
- a CDS encoding Lrp/AsnC family transcriptional regulator, which translates to MSETGLDEINKQIIDHLQRDGRMSYATLAKTIGLSEAAVRQRVQRLLDNGLMQIVAVTDPLTLGFARQAMVGLRVNGDLRVIADQLAAIPEVDYVVICAGRYDLLVELVCTDDAHLLDLLNEKVRTIEGVAAVDTFMYLKLAKQTYAWGTR; encoded by the coding sequence GTGAGCGAGACGGGCCTGGACGAGATCAACAAGCAGATCATCGATCACCTGCAGCGGGACGGGCGAATGTCATACGCCACGCTCGCCAAGACGATCGGCCTGTCGGAGGCCGCTGTGCGCCAGCGCGTGCAGCGGCTCCTCGACAACGGGCTGATGCAGATCGTCGCGGTGACCGACCCGCTCACGCTGGGCTTCGCCCGGCAGGCGATGGTCGGCCTGCGGGTGAACGGGGACCTGCGGGTGATCGCCGACCAGCTGGCCGCGATTCCCGAGGTCGACTATGTGGTGATCTGCGCCGGACGCTACGACCTCCTGGTGGAATTGGTCTGCACCGACGACGCGCACCTGCTCGACCTGCTCAACGAGAAGGTCCGGACGATCGAGGGCGTCGCCGCCGTCGACACGTTCATGTACCTCAAGCTCGCCAAACAGACCTACGCCTGGGGAACCAGATAA
- a CDS encoding GAF domain-containing sensor histidine kinase — protein sequence MVVLGAPATPDSDAFLGALLESLSVGVVACDAGGRVVFVNRAMREVRGFPPDGPVPEDYAESSEKVLAGPDLRPMPWGQTPLMRALRGEHIVAEDVLIRCPGEPVRVFACTSQPIYDARDRVLGAVSIAHEVTALRRAERFRACHLAVEHVLKRATAVRAAAPDVLRAVSVTLGWPCAELFLIDEGTGPGLQSVGHWDASGTAADGFFGHVPRRGEGITGRVWEHGRAIWVPDIGSDLTLRSPYERERVEICIRRGIRTVLAVPVHDGTTLLGVLTCYAGAQERHEDLLTVLMDGVAAQIGVFVALRRAEELARQLARAQSDFVDLVGHEMRTPLTSITANATILAEEAAGMDHDGRQMARTIARNAATLQRIADALLDLAGLDGGHLTLDRRRVDLVALVTDAVMGVRLAGRCDSISTDLPADLHLMGDADRLRQVLDDLLANAIKYSPTGAPIRIALAADETSAELCIADTGIGTPEAERDRVFDRFFRGSNVRHQGTHGSGLGLSLARAIVHLHGGTIRLVGNDPTGTIVCVRLPLL from the coding sequence ATGGTCGTGCTGGGGGCTCCGGCCACGCCGGACAGCGATGCCTTCCTCGGCGCCCTGTTGGAGAGCCTCTCGGTCGGGGTGGTCGCCTGCGACGCCGGTGGCCGGGTCGTCTTCGTCAACCGGGCGATGCGCGAGGTCCGCGGCTTTCCCCCGGACGGCCCGGTGCCCGAGGACTACGCCGAGAGCTCCGAGAAGGTGCTGGCCGGGCCGGACCTGCGCCCGATGCCGTGGGGGCAGACTCCGTTGATGCGCGCGCTGCGCGGCGAGCACATCGTCGCCGAGGACGTGCTGATCCGCTGTCCGGGCGAGCCGGTCCGGGTCTTCGCCTGCACGTCCCAGCCGATCTACGACGCCCGCGACCGGGTCCTCGGCGCGGTCTCGATCGCCCACGAGGTGACCGCGCTGCGCCGGGCGGAACGGTTCCGGGCCTGCCATCTCGCCGTCGAGCACGTGCTGAAGCGCGCCACCGCGGTCCGGGCCGCCGCGCCGGACGTGCTCCGCGCGGTCTCGGTCACGCTCGGCTGGCCGTGCGCCGAGCTGTTCCTGATCGACGAGGGGACCGGCCCGGGGCTGCAGTCCGTCGGCCACTGGGATGCCTCCGGCACCGCGGCGGACGGGTTCTTCGGCCACGTCCCGCGCCGCGGCGAGGGCATCACCGGGCGGGTCTGGGAGCACGGCCGGGCCATCTGGGTGCCCGACATCGGGTCCGATCTGACGTTGCGTTCGCCGTACGAGCGGGAGCGGGTCGAGATCTGCATCCGCCGCGGCATCCGGACCGTGCTCGCCGTCCCGGTGCACGACGGCACCACCCTGCTGGGCGTGCTCACCTGCTACGCCGGCGCCCAGGAGCGGCACGAGGACCTGCTCACCGTGCTGATGGACGGAGTCGCTGCGCAGATCGGCGTGTTCGTGGCGCTGCGCCGCGCCGAGGAACTGGCCCGTCAGCTGGCCCGCGCGCAGAGCGACTTCGTCGACCTGGTCGGGCACGAGATGCGTACCCCGCTGACCTCGATCACCGCGAACGCCACCATCCTCGCCGAGGAGGCGGCCGGGATGGACCACGACGGCCGCCAGATGGCCCGGACCATCGCCCGCAACGCCGCCACGCTGCAGCGGATCGCCGACGCGCTGCTCGACCTGGCCGGCCTGGACGGCGGCCACCTCACCCTGGACCGCCGCCGCGTCGACCTGGTCGCCCTGGTCACCGACGCGGTGATGGGCGTCCGGCTGGCCGGCCGCTGCGACTCGATCAGCACCGACCTGCCCGCCGACCTGCACCTGATGGGCGACGCGGACCGCCTCCGCCAGGTGCTCGACGACCTCCTCGCCAACGCGATCAAGTACAGCCCGACCGGCGCCCCGATCCGGATCGCGCTGGCGGCCGACGAGACCAGCGCCGAGCTCTGCATCGCCGACACCGGCATCGGCACCCCGGAAGCCGAACGCGACCGCGTCTTCGACCGCTTCTTCCGCGGCAGCAACGTCCGCCATCAGGGCACTCACGGCAGCGGCCTGGGCCTGAGCCTGGCCCGCGCCATCGTCCACCTGCACGGCGGCACGATCCGTCTGGTCGGCAACGACCCCACCGGCACGATCGTCTGCGTCCGCCTGCCGCTGCTCTAA